One region of Sus scrofa isolate TJ Tabasco breed Duroc chromosome 3, Sscrofa11.1, whole genome shotgun sequence genomic DNA includes:
- the STYXL1 gene encoding serine/threonine/tyrosine-interacting-like protein 1 isoform X4: MYHFFRTQKSIWMPQELDAFQPYPVEIVPGKIYLGNFRQACDPKIQKDLKIKAHVNVSMETGPFFVGDADKLLHIPIEDSPEANISPFLRHLCHFIEMHLELGSVVLVFSTMGISRSCAAILAYLMHRNGQTLKRSWTYVKKCKNNMRPNRALVAQLSEWEKVVLGDAVTDILDPLY, translated from the exons ATGTATCACTTCTTCCGGACGCAGAAGAGCATCTGGATGCCACAG GAACTGGATGCCTTCCAGCCATACCCTGTTGAGATTGTGCCAGGCAAGATCTACTTGGGCAATTTCAGGCAAGCCTGCGACCCTAAAATTCAGAAGGATTTGAAAATCAAAGCACATGTCAATGTCTCCATGGAGACAGGGCCATT ttttgtGGGTGATGCCGACAAGCTTCTGCACATCCCGATAGAAGATTCCCCGGAAGCCAACATTTCCCCATTTTTACGTCACCTCTGTCACTTCATTG AAATGCACCTTGAGCTTGGCTCTGTCGTCTTGGTCTTTTCCACCATGGGCATCAGTCGGAGCTGCGCAGCCATCTTGGCTTACCTTATGCACCGGAACGGGCAGACCCTGAAG AGGTCCTGGACCTATGTCAAGAAGTGTAAAAACAACATGCGTCCAAACCGGGCCTTGGTGGCTCAGCTGTCAGAGTGGGAGAAGGTCGTCCTTGGAGACGCTGTCACAGACATCCTGGATCCACTCTACTGA